The following are encoded in a window of Pieris napi chromosome 23, ilPieNapi1.2, whole genome shotgun sequence genomic DNA:
- the LOC125061456 gene encoding protein ALP1-like isoform X1, whose amino-acid sequence MARGMSTNFKSFLSVLTGTVEMDTRLVIALAGFVVGFNNLKRRRVWVKKYRRKFGHLPMLKEIRENYPEDFKNYLRMDGDNFDCLLELIRHRITKQDTVMRKCITPEERLSATLRYLATGRSFEDLKFSSGISTSALSKIIPETCKAIYETLRKDYMRFPTSKEEWLEIAKGFHDNWNFVNCGGALDGKHIRIIPPANSGAKYYNYKNFYSMVLMALVDSNYEYIFVDVGRNGRMSDGGVIEYTTFYNKLLRGQLNLPERSENVHYLNYVFIGDEGFALNENLLTPYPQRELDHEKRIFNYRLSRARNVVENTFGIIASRFQILRTPINMKPENICYIVIAICSIHNFLRKRSNFYMSASTVDTENIESSTVLDGDWRQNSSELTPLDRYSARNVPSLAK is encoded by the exons ATGGCGCGTGGAATGTCGaccaattttaaaagttttctttcaGTTTTAACCGGTACAGTAGAAATGGATACACGTCTAGTGATCGCGTTAGCTGGTTTTGTGGTTggttttaataatctaaaaaggAGACGTGTATGGGTTAAGAAATATAGACGAAAATTTGGACATTTACCcatgttaaaagaaatacgaGAAAACTATCcagaagattttaaaaattacctacGGATGGACGGCGATAATTTTGATTGCTTATTGGAACTTATCCGTCACAGAATTACTAAGCAAGATACAGTTATGAGAAAATGCATAACACCAGAAGAACGTCTTTCCGCAACATTAAGATATCTGGCAACTGGACGTTCATTTgaagatttaaaattttcttctgGAATTTCTACATCAGCTCTAAGCAAGATAATACCGGAAACGTGTAAAGCGATTTACGAAACGTTGAGGAAAGATTACATGAGG TTTCCTACAAGCAAAGAAGAATGGCTGGAAATTGCTAAAGGTTTCCATGATAATTGGAACTTTGTTAACTGTGGAGGCGCACTGGACGGAAAACATATAAGAATTATTCCTCCTGCCAATTCTGGagcaaaatattacaattataagaACTTTTATAGTATggttttaatggctctggtaGACTCAAACTAtgagtatatttttgttgacgTTGGTAGAAATGGCAGGATGTCCGATGGGGGTGTTATTGAATACACAACCTTTTACAACAAATTATTAAGAGGACAATTAAATTTACCCGAGAGAAGCGAGAatgttcattatttaaattacgttttCATTGGTGATGAAGGTTTTGCATTGAATGAAAACCTTTTGACCCCCTACCCGCAAAGAGAACTTGATCATGAAAAACGAATCTTCAATTACAGACTCTCACGTGCTCGTAATGTTGTTGAAAATACTTTTGGCATAATTGCCTCTAGATTTCAGATACTACGTACACCTATTAACATGAAACCagaaaatatatgttacatagtAATAGCAATATGtagtattcataattttttaagaaagagaagtaatttttatatgtcaGCATCAACCGTGGACACAGAAAATATTGAATCGAGTACTGTTTTAGACGGAGATTGGCGCCAAAACAGCTCTGAACTAACTCCATTGGACAGATATTCGGCCAGAAATGTGCCTTCCTTAGCTAAATAG
- the LOC125061456 gene encoding protein ALP1-like isoform X2, translating to MDTRLVIALAGFVVGFNNLKRRRVWVKKYRRKFGHLPMLKEIRENYPEDFKNYLRMDGDNFDCLLELIRHRITKQDTVMRKCITPEERLSATLRYLATGRSFEDLKFSSGISTSALSKIIPETCKAIYETLRKDYMRFPTSKEEWLEIAKGFHDNWNFVNCGGALDGKHIRIIPPANSGAKYYNYKNFYSMVLMALVDSNYEYIFVDVGRNGRMSDGGVIEYTTFYNKLLRGQLNLPERSENVHYLNYVFIGDEGFALNENLLTPYPQRELDHEKRIFNYRLSRARNVVENTFGIIASRFQILRTPINMKPENICYIVIAICSIHNFLRKRSNFYMSASTVDTENIESSTVLDGDWRQNSSELTPLDRYSARNVPSLAK from the exons ATGGATACACGTCTAGTGATCGCGTTAGCTGGTTTTGTGGTTggttttaataatctaaaaaggAGACGTGTATGGGTTAAGAAATATAGACGAAAATTTGGACATTTACCcatgttaaaagaaatacgaGAAAACTATCcagaagattttaaaaattacctacGGATGGACGGCGATAATTTTGATTGCTTATTGGAACTTATCCGTCACAGAATTACTAAGCAAGATACAGTTATGAGAAAATGCATAACACCAGAAGAACGTCTTTCCGCAACATTAAGATATCTGGCAACTGGACGTTCATTTgaagatttaaaattttcttctgGAATTTCTACATCAGCTCTAAGCAAGATAATACCGGAAACGTGTAAAGCGATTTACGAAACGTTGAGGAAAGATTACATGAGG TTTCCTACAAGCAAAGAAGAATGGCTGGAAATTGCTAAAGGTTTCCATGATAATTGGAACTTTGTTAACTGTGGAGGCGCACTGGACGGAAAACATATAAGAATTATTCCTCCTGCCAATTCTGGagcaaaatattacaattataagaACTTTTATAGTATggttttaatggctctggtaGACTCAAACTAtgagtatatttttgttgacgTTGGTAGAAATGGCAGGATGTCCGATGGGGGTGTTATTGAATACACAACCTTTTACAACAAATTATTAAGAGGACAATTAAATTTACCCGAGAGAAGCGAGAatgttcattatttaaattacgttttCATTGGTGATGAAGGTTTTGCATTGAATGAAAACCTTTTGACCCCCTACCCGCAAAGAGAACTTGATCATGAAAAACGAATCTTCAATTACAGACTCTCACGTGCTCGTAATGTTGTTGAAAATACTTTTGGCATAATTGCCTCTAGATTTCAGATACTACGTACACCTATTAACATGAAACCagaaaatatatgttacatagtAATAGCAATATGtagtattcataattttttaagaaagagaagtaatttttatatgtcaGCATCAACCGTGGACACAGAAAATATTGAATCGAGTACTGTTTTAGACGGAGATTGGCGCCAAAACAGCTCTGAACTAACTCCATTGGACAGATATTCGGCCAGAAATGTGCCTTCCTTAGCTAAATAG
- the LOC125061449 gene encoding uncharacterized protein K02A2.6-like, protein MIDRYPVPRIDELFSDLSGNKYFTKIDLSQAYNQLELDSESKAYTVINTHKGLFKYNRLVYGLASSPGIFQKFMANLFKDIPDVITFYDDILLKSRNFKSHLETIEKVFSILQNNGLKIKKNKCNFLASEVKYLGYIIDKDGIRVDPDKVKAIVGMVYPKNVSELKSFLGMVNFYGKFIKNLSTHLAPLYELLKAGKQFIWSKESSLAFNKVKKLLCSAEVLVHFDISAESIVTCDASSYGVGCVLASRARNGSERVVAYASRSLTPAERHYSQIHKEALAIIFAVDKFHQYLYGRKFTLKTDHKPLVSIFGPNSAVPCTAASRLQRWAIKLSAYDFNIEHIFSAPYHPASNGAAENAVKICKRVIKKAVNQKLDPDIALSRFLLAYRNTEHYTTGESPAKILLGRDLRMRLDALKPSRETRVQSHQARSEEFAGGARRQLTPGDPVWYRDYRSRDKWLAGQLTDRLGTTDYKVKSVLGTEVQRHIDQLRFRKVKVVDSNTGDINRQPSHVNPKPKSRSSLAFPTSESPERDPDSMTASSATADMLTSPRTVRNQRASHNEMSSPDGNTSRQEAITAVTVPAVSTPGEPIQDNVVYRELTSDQQTDRISRIRRPPRRYGFEDVFFFR, encoded by the exons ATGATTGATAGGTATCCGGTTCCGAGGATTGATGAATTGTTTAGCGACCTCAGTGGAAATAAATACTTcacaaaaattgatttatcACAGGCTTATAATCAACTTGAACTAGATTCAGAATCAAAAGCGTACACTGTAATCAATACACATAAGgggctttttaaatataatcgcTTAGTATATGGCTTAGCTTCAAGTCCaggaatatttcaaaaatttatggCAAATTTGTTCAAAGATATTCCAGATGTGATTACGTTCTACGACGATATATTGCTAAAAAGTAGGAATTTTAAAAGTCATTTGGAAACAATAGAGAAAGTCTTTAGTATTTTGCAAAACAACGggttaaaaattaagaaaaacaaatgtaattttttggcTTCCGAAGTTAAGTACTTAGGATACATTATAGATAAAGATGGTATAAGAGTGGACCCAGACAAAGTAAAAGCAATTGTAGGTATGGTTTATCCAAAGAACGTATCTGAGTTAAAATCGTTTTTAGGAATGGTTAATTTCTATGggaaattcataaaaaatttgaGCACTCATCTGGCTCCTTTATATGAGCTATTAAAGGCAGGTAAACAGTTTATTTGGTCTAAGGAGAGTAGTTTAGCATTTAACAAAGTAAAGAAATTGTTATGTAGTGCAGAAGTTCTAGTGCATTTTGATATATCTGCAGAGTCCATAGTGACCTGTGACGCAAGTTCGTATGGCGTGGGCTGTGTGTTAGCGTCGCGCGCACGTAACGGTTCGGAGCGGGTCGTGGCCTATGCCTCGCGCTCACTCACTCCTGCGGAGAGACACTACAGCCAAATACATAAGGAAGCCCTCGCTATTATATTTGCTGTTGATAAATTCCATCAATACTTGTATGGTCGGaagtttacattaaaaacagATCATAAACCACTAGTAAGCATTTTCGGTCCGAATTCAGCAGTACCTTGTACAGCAGCGAGTAGGTTGCAAAGATGGGCTATCAAGTTATCAGcatatgattttaat attgagcATATTTTCTCAGCCCCGTATCATCCGGCTTCAAATGGAGCAGCGGAAAACGCAGTTAAGATATGTAAGAGAGTCATAAAAAAAGCGGTTAATCAAAAACTAGACCCGGACATAGCACTTTCTCGATTTTTATTAGCTTATAGAAATACGGAGCATTACACTACAGGAGAGAGTCCTGCTAAAATTCTGTTGGGCAGGGATTTACGTATGCGTTTAGATGCCTTAAAGCCTTCACGCGAGACGAGAGTTCAATCGCACCAAGCTCGCAGTGAGGAGTTTGCGGGGGGAGCGCGGCGTCAACTTACACCCGGTGACCCGGTGTGGTACCGCGACTACCGCTCTCGGGACAAGTGGCTAGCAGGCCAGCTGACGGATAGGTTAGGAACCACAGACTACAAAGTTAAATCTGTTCTCGGAACCGAAGTACAAAGACATATCGATCAATTAAGGTTTAGAAAGGTCAAAGTAGTTGATAGTAATACAGGGGACATAAATCGTCAACCTTCACATGTTAATCCAAAACCTAAGTCCCGAAGTTCATTAGCTTTTCCAACCTCAGAGAGCCCAGAACGAGACCCCGATTCTATGACAGCGTCGTCTGCCACAGCTGATATGTTGACGTCACCTAGAACGGTTCGTAATCAAAGAGCATCCCACAATGAAATGAGCAGCCCAGATGGCAATACGTCACGTCAGGAAGCTATCACCGCCGTCACCGTGCCAGCAGTGTCCACGCCCGGGGAACCGATTCAAGATAATGTAGTCTACAGGGAGTTAACGTCTGATCAGCAGACAGACAGAATTAGTAGGATTCGTAGACCCCCTCGTAGATACGGCTTcgaagatgttttttttttcaggtag